The proteins below come from a single Acaryochloris sp. CCMEE 5410 genomic window:
- a CDS encoding PstS family phosphate ABC transporter substrate-binding protein, which yields MQLNRSTLTGAVVSLAVAVSTTAFSATSADAQTKKIKIDGSSTVFPISEAVAEEFQKLTNNKVNVTVGVSGTGGGFKKFCAGETDISDASRPIKEKEQKLCEGVEYIEIPVAFDALTVVVNKGNPIKSMTVAELKKMWSEDPEGSVTTWQDVNSSWPADKISFYAPGSDSGTFDYFNGAIAKKNHRKDITASEDDNILVQGVSREPNGIGYFGFAYYEQNKDRLNAVAIDNGNGPVLPSRDAVENGTYTPLSRPIFIYVNKKAAKRPEVRQFVNFYLRKAAEFSAEVGYIPLPAPAYQQAAKNFREGKTGSFFAGRDTDGLKVSEVLKSK from the coding sequence ATGCAGCTGAATCGTTCGACCCTGACAGGTGCGGTTGTTTCGCTAGCGGTCGCCGTCAGCACAACTGCTTTCTCGGCCACTTCTGCCGATGCCCAAACTAAAAAGATTAAAATTGACGGTTCTAGTACCGTATTCCCAATCAGTGAAGCCGTTGCTGAGGAATTTCAAAAGTTAACAAATAATAAGGTTAACGTCACAGTTGGTGTGTCTGGAACCGGTGGCGGTTTCAAGAAGTTTTGTGCAGGCGAAACAGATATTTCTGACGCATCTCGACCCATTAAAGAGAAAGAACAAAAGCTTTGTGAAGGGGTTGAGTATATCGAAATCCCTGTTGCTTTTGATGCTTTAACGGTTGTGGTCAACAAAGGCAATCCCATCAAGAGTATGACCGTTGCTGAACTCAAGAAGATGTGGTCAGAAGACCCAGAGGGTTCTGTCACTACATGGCAAGACGTCAATTCCAGCTGGCCCGCTGATAAAATCAGCTTTTATGCCCCAGGTTCTGATTCGGGTACTTTTGACTACTTCAATGGCGCCATTGCCAAGAAAAATCATCGCAAAGATATAACCGCCAGCGAAGATGACAATATTTTGGTTCAAGGCGTTTCCCGTGAGCCCAATGGAATTGGATACTTTGGATTTGCCTACTATGAGCAAAATAAAGATCGCCTGAATGCAGTAGCGATTGACAATGGTAATGGCCCCGTCCTCCCCTCCCGTGATGCAGTGGAGAATGGCACCTACACACCTCTGTCTCGCCCTATCTTTATTTATGTCAACAAAAAGGCTGCTAAGCGTCCTGAAGTTCGCCAGTTTGTGAATTTCTATCTTAGAAAAGCTGCTGAATTTTCAGCTGAAGTTGGCTATATCCCCTTACCTGCTCCGGCTTATCAGCAAGCTGCTAAGAATTTCCGTGAAGGTAAGACTGGTAGTTTCTTTGCTGGTCGGGACACAGATGGCCTAAAGGTCTCTGAAGTTCTCAAATCCAAATAG
- a CDS encoding biopolymer transporter ExbD yields the protein MRFRSRKTGSQIPEVNLVPLMDVLMSVLTFFIIISMTLTGQQVLQVSLPTSNTASTDKNKLPQQANPLVVGLTLKEEIILDNQPVNSGKLADRISTYIDKNPQGKIILSADRKLPYSKVSALLKKMGEMGGDRVSLLLQDK from the coding sequence ATGCGTTTTCGATCTCGCAAAACTGGTTCTCAAATCCCAGAGGTGAATTTGGTGCCTTTGATGGATGTATTAATGTCTGTGCTGACGTTTTTTATCATCATTTCCATGACCTTAACGGGGCAACAAGTTTTGCAAGTGTCCTTGCCAACTTCAAATACCGCCTCAACAGATAAAAATAAGCTGCCGCAGCAGGCTAATCCGCTGGTTGTAGGGTTGACATTGAAAGAGGAAATCATTTTAGATAATCAACCTGTTAATTCCGGCAAACTTGCAGATCGCATCTCTACTTATATTGATAAAAACCCGCAAGGGAAAATAATTCTAAGTGCCGACCGAAAATTACCCTACTCAAAGGTTTCTGCACTGCTCAAAAAAATGGGGGAAATGGGGGGCGATCGCGTGTCACTTCTCCTACAGGACAAATAG
- a CDS encoding biopolymer transporter ExbD, which translates to MKFAQQESTIPEINLIPMLNVMMGILAFFVMITMTLSKQKSLEVQLPQEAGGQQEIKLSDLKNQFVVDLDDQGQASRDKQSISDKELQAKVRQYLLDNPKGNVFLKPNPKLTYEKMMHKLDLMRAAGGERVSLIIE; encoded by the coding sequence ATGAAATTTGCTCAACAAGAATCGACGATTCCCGAAATTAACTTGATTCCCATGCTCAACGTGATGATGGGAATCTTGGCTTTTTTTGTGATGATCACCATGACCTTGAGCAAGCAAAAAAGCTTAGAGGTTCAACTTCCTCAAGAAGCAGGTGGGCAACAGGAGATCAAACTCTCGGATCTTAAAAATCAATTTGTGGTGGATCTAGATGACCAAGGTCAGGCATCCCGGGACAAGCAGTCCATCTCTGATAAAGAGCTACAGGCCAAGGTTCGCCAGTATTTGCTGGATAATCCCAAGGGCAATGTGTTTTTGAAACCAAACCCCAAATTGACTTACGAAAAGATGATGCACAAACTCGATCTGATGCGAGCTGCCGGGGGTGAGCGCGTGTCTTTAATTATTGAATAA
- a CDS encoding MotA/TolQ/ExbB proton channel family protein: MSTIYTFLAKGGPVMIPIAGLSVLTLACAFERTIFWIRLISQEHRIVHDVLDAARCSLEEAEAIAQHARFLPIGRFLLAPLRLHQPSPETFRLALEAAADKEFVRMRKGDKLLETIVAVAPLMGLLGTVTGLINTFNNLNIGSGGTSEQATKAAAGIGEALLTTAAGMVVAILALIVLRIFVILQARQVDTFSEVGSEMELIYRQVWYEPNQVNRPAYLPKGSSVEPTQVTVETL, from the coding sequence GTGTCCACAATCTATACTTTCCTGGCCAAGGGTGGCCCAGTCATGATTCCCATTGCGGGATTATCTGTACTGACTTTAGCGTGTGCCTTCGAACGAACCATTTTTTGGATCCGTTTGATTAGTCAAGAACATCGCATTGTTCATGACGTCTTAGATGCAGCTCGCTGTAGCTTAGAAGAAGCGGAAGCCATTGCTCAGCATGCTCGGTTTTTGCCCATTGGCCGATTTCTGTTAGCACCCCTGCGCTTGCATCAACCCTCGCCAGAGACCTTTCGTTTAGCCCTGGAAGCGGCGGCAGATAAAGAGTTTGTCAGAATGCGCAAGGGCGATAAGCTACTGGAAACAATTGTGGCGGTTGCCCCCCTGATGGGTCTTTTGGGAACAGTAACTGGCCTGATCAATACTTTTAATAACCTCAATATTGGCAGTGGGGGCACCTCTGAACAGGCAACCAAAGCAGCTGCAGGGATTGGTGAAGCCCTCTTAACTACAGCGGCAGGGATGGTTGTTGCTATTTTGGCCCTGATTGTTTTACGCATCTTTGTGATTTTGCAGGCCCGCCAAGTCGATACATTCTCCGAGGTGGGAAGCGAAATGGAATTGATATACCGACAGGTCTGGTACGAACCCAACCAGGTCAACCGTCCTGCCTATTTGCCAAAAGGGAGTTCGGTTGAACCGACACAGGTGACGGTAGAAACCCTCTAG
- a CDS encoding eIF2A-related protein: MSRSLSVHSDCIARTKVVLKRSGFHSQRSLAEHVGFSLSTVSNFLRGKPVDFATFVELCEQLNLDWQTVADLGDPVQKSGSQHQSPPSQSPTPPANFQDWGEAIDVSRFYGRSADLVTLHTWIQTDQCRLITILGMGGVGKTSLAVKLAQELQDQYDTVIFRSLRNAPAVESLLSQLIQVLSHHLETRVFESIADLLSRLVQHLQERRCLLILDNVESILEDCNRAGVYRAGYEGYGQLFKIVGETYHQSCLLLTSREKPQGLNGLEGDKLPVRCHQIQGLSTQAGREIFSAIGTYRGGEEDWSTLIERYIGNPLALKIVATFIRDVFDSNLTHFLSFLQQEPFIFDDIQDLLGQQFQRLSAHEAEVLYWLAIHREPVSYPDIQADILSPTSLGELLQTVAALQNRSLIEKSDHFFTLQPVVMEYMTAQLIQEVSTSIQQNQINWLAQYPLVKAQAPVSVVETQRCLIVQPIVDRLLATFGTPEAIIEHIFALIPQLKEQVHLGKGYFCSNLLHLAKVMKVDMSGRDFSEMTIRQADLQGMVLHGTSFANANFCDSTFSEILDEVKAVAFSPDGRYLAIADQDCKVRVWCAHTYQQLWVGHEHQNAVLSVAFSPDNQTLASASADHTLKLWNAEAGNCLYTFHGHDSEVCAVAFSPDGQLLASGSKDTTLKIWEVNDYTCLQTLAGHQQAIFTVAFSPDNSRIASGSSDKTIKLWDVEEGTCQHTLQGHNNWVTSVAFCPQTQRLASCSTDSTIKLWDSYSGELLENLNGHRNWVNSLTFSPDGSTLVSGSGDQTIKLWDVNQGHCLRTLTGHHHGIFAIAFHPNGHFVVSGSLDQTVRLWDVDTGDCLKVLTGYTNRIFAVTCSLDGQTIASGSFDQSIRLWNRQEGTMLRSLKGHHQPVYSLAFSPNGEILASGGGDYAIKLWHYPSGQCISTLTGHRGWVYGLAYSPDGNWLVSGASDHAIKIWSLNTEACAMTLTGHQTWIWSVAVSPNSQYIASGSGDRTIRLWDLQTGENIHTLIGHKDRVFSVAFSPDGQLMVSGSFDHTIKIWDVQTRQCLQTLTGHTNGIYTVAFHPEGKTLASGSLDHTIKLWDLATGDCIGTFEGHENEVRSIAFLPPLSHAEPPQIASGSQDQTLRIWQMHSSACQKILKVKPLYDGMNIAGAMGLTKAQKSSLKALGACEHFMVNTLE; this comes from the coding sequence ATGTCTAGATCTCTGAGTGTCCATAGTGATTGTATTGCCCGTACTAAAGTGGTGTTGAAGCGGAGTGGCTTCCACAGTCAGCGCTCCTTGGCTGAGCATGTTGGCTTTAGCTTGTCTACCGTCAGTAACTTTTTGAGAGGAAAGCCTGTCGATTTCGCCACTTTTGTTGAGCTTTGCGAACAACTGAATTTAGATTGGCAAACGGTGGCAGATCTTGGCGATCCAGTCCAGAAAAGCGGTTCACAGCATCAATCGCCTCCATCACAATCCCCCACCCCTCCGGCAAACTTTCAAGATTGGGGAGAGGCCATAGATGTTTCCCGGTTCTATGGTCGGTCGGCGGATCTCGTTACGTTGCACACCTGGATTCAGACGGATCAATGTCGCTTGATCACCATTCTGGGTATGGGAGGAGTGGGCAAAACGTCTCTGGCTGTGAAATTAGCTCAAGAATTACAGGATCAATATGACACGGTCATTTTCCGCAGTTTACGCAATGCCCCTGCTGTAGAGTCCTTATTGTCTCAGTTGATTCAAGTCCTCTCTCATCACCTGGAAACAAGAGTGTTTGAATCTATTGCAGATTTGTTGTCGCGATTGGTGCAGCATTTACAGGAGCGTCGCTGCTTGCTGATCTTGGACAATGTTGAGTCGATTTTAGAAGACTGTAACCGGGCTGGCGTCTATCGAGCGGGGTATGAAGGATATGGGCAATTATTCAAAATTGTCGGAGAAACCTATCACCAAAGCTGTCTACTTCTCACCTCTAGAGAGAAACCCCAGGGATTAAATGGCCTAGAAGGAGACAAATTACCGGTTCGCTGCCATCAAATTCAAGGACTATCCACTCAAGCGGGTCGTGAAATTTTTAGCGCTATTGGCACTTATAGAGGCGGCGAGGAAGACTGGTCAACCTTAATTGAGCGCTATATCGGTAATCCCTTGGCTCTAAAAATTGTGGCCACTTTTATTCGGGATGTTTTTGACTCCAATCTCACTCACTTTTTGAGCTTTCTCCAACAAGAACCTTTTATTTTTGATGACATTCAGGATTTACTAGGTCAGCAATTTCAACGACTCAGTGCCCATGAGGCAGAGGTGTTATATTGGCTGGCCATCCATCGAGAACCTGTCTCCTATCCAGATATTCAGGCGGATATCCTATCACCGACTTCCTTGGGAGAACTATTGCAAACGGTGGCTGCGCTCCAAAATCGATCCTTAATCGAGAAATCTGATCATTTTTTCACCTTGCAGCCTGTTGTCATGGAATATATGACCGCCCAGCTGATCCAAGAGGTTTCTACCTCCATCCAACAGAACCAGATCAACTGGTTAGCCCAATACCCATTGGTCAAAGCTCAAGCCCCCGTTTCCGTTGTTGAAACTCAAAGATGCTTGATTGTGCAGCCCATTGTCGATCGCTTGTTAGCTACATTTGGCACACCAGAGGCAATTATTGAACATATATTTGCCTTAATCCCTCAGCTCAAGGAGCAAGTTCATCTGGGAAAGGGGTACTTCTGTAGTAATCTTCTCCACCTGGCTAAGGTGATGAAGGTGGATATGAGTGGTCGTGATTTCTCGGAAATGACGATTCGCCAAGCAGATTTACAGGGGATGGTGCTACACGGAACCAGCTTCGCCAATGCTAATTTTTGCGATTCTACCTTTTCAGAAATTCTGGACGAAGTGAAAGCAGTGGCTTTTAGTCCTGATGGTCGATATCTTGCGATCGCAGATCAGGATTGCAAAGTCAGAGTCTGGTGCGCCCACACCTATCAGCAACTTTGGGTGGGCCATGAGCACCAAAATGCCGTCCTTTCCGTTGCGTTCAGCCCTGACAATCAAACTTTGGCCAGTGCAAGTGCCGACCATACCTTAAAGCTTTGGAATGCAGAAGCGGGCAACTGTCTTTACACCTTCCACGGTCATGACTCTGAAGTCTGTGCAGTGGCCTTTAGCCCCGATGGGCAACTGCTGGCTTCTGGCAGTAAGGACACCACTCTCAAAATTTGGGAGGTTAATGACTACACTTGCCTACAGACCCTAGCGGGTCATCAACAAGCTATTTTTACCGTGGCATTTAGCCCTGATAACTCAAGAATCGCCAGTGGGAGTTCAGATAAAACCATCAAGCTTTGGGATGTTGAAGAGGGGACCTGTCAGCATACTCTGCAAGGACATAACAACTGGGTCACGTCCGTGGCCTTTTGCCCCCAAACCCAGCGTCTAGCCAGCTGTAGTACAGACAGCACGATTAAGCTCTGGGATAGCTACAGTGGTGAGCTTCTAGAAAACCTGAATGGCCATCGCAACTGGGTGAATTCCTTGACCTTTAGCCCTGACGGCAGCACGTTAGTGAGTGGTAGTGGCGATCAAACGATTAAATTGTGGGACGTTAACCAGGGGCACTGTCTCCGCACCCTTACGGGACACCATCATGGTATTTTCGCCATCGCCTTTCACCCCAATGGACATTTTGTCGTCAGTGGCAGTTTGGACCAAACCGTGCGGCTATGGGATGTCGACACTGGTGACTGCCTGAAAGTGCTAACGGGGTATACCAATCGGATTTTCGCTGTTACTTGCAGTCTTGATGGACAAACCATCGCTAGCGGAAGTTTCGATCAAAGTATTCGTCTGTGGAATCGGCAAGAGGGAACAATGTTGCGATCGCTAAAGGGGCATCATCAGCCCGTCTACTCCTTAGCCTTTAGTCCCAACGGTGAGATCCTCGCCAGCGGTGGCGGCGACTATGCCATTAAGCTGTGGCATTATCCCAGCGGTCAATGTATCAGTACCCTGACCGGGCATCGGGGTTGGGTCTATGGTTTGGCCTATAGTCCTGATGGCAACTGGTTGGTTTCGGGAGCCAGTGACCATGCCATTAAAATATGGAGCCTTAATACAGAAGCCTGCGCCATGACCTTAACGGGCCATCAGACCTGGATTTGGTCCGTCGCGGTTAGCCCCAATAGTCAGTACATTGCTAGTGGAAGTGGTGACCGGACCATCAGACTATGGGATCTTCAAACTGGAGAGAACATCCATACTTTAATCGGACATAAGGATCGGGTCTTCTCAGTCGCCTTTAGTCCCGATGGCCAGTTAATGGTGAGCGGCAGTTTTGACCACACCATTAAAATCTGGGATGTACAAACTAGACAATGCCTGCAAACCTTAACGGGGCACACCAACGGCATTTATACTGTTGCCTTTCATCCTGAAGGTAAAACGTTAGCCAGTGGCAGCCTTGACCACACCATTAAGCTTTGGGATCTGGCGACGGGAGACTGTATAGGGACATTTGAAGGCCATGAGAATGAGGTGAGATCCATAGCTTTTCTGCCCCCTTTATCTCATGCAGAACCTCCTCAAATTGCCAGTGGTTCCCAGGACCAGACCTTGAGAATTTGGCAGATGCATTCTAGTGCATGCCAAAAAATTCTCAAAGTAAAACCCCTTTACGATGGGATGAATATTGCTGGAGCGATGGGATTAACGAAGGCCCAGAAATCCTCCTTAAAAGCATTGGGAGCTTGTGAGCATTTTATGGTGAATACACTGGAGTAA
- a CDS encoding calcium-binding protein gives MALFEGTGDISSVVADFQAALGGPNNGNTFGPVANGRREINWDANIVPFDMPADFFNKTVTRGAEFVTNAGSEFRVSNPDPSDPGAPDNEFDSINATYPDQFDTFSEFRLFTPSGSNVTEVEFFVPGSDVRATSSGFGAVFTDVDLADSTKIEYFDIDGNLLQSEFVNPDPQGLSFLGATFEEGNLYKVKITSGNTPIGADDDPANGVDVVVIDDLLYGEPQAAETQDGDDGDNVLTGTPGGEFIRGFGGNDTILAFGGNDIAQGGDGNDVISGGDGNDFLDGGAGDDTVIGDKGDDTKLGGDGNDRIIWNDGDGSDRIDGGADMDTVEVNGSPDLGDEFEVAAGASDVFFQRVNLGQFDLDISTVETLEVNSDGGDDQFTVGDLSGTGLEKVVFNAGDGSDVLEGADATTDVQALGGTGDDTFTTGSGNDTLEGEGGNDSLAGGNGDDQLLGGEGDDTLRGGNGNDLTDGGTGNDTADFSDIPFEIRADLNTGKAQYDVAPSVTVEDTLVSIENLTGSTFNDRLAGDRNANILDGGDGNDRLTGRRGADTLLGGNGDDNLIGGRGADRLVGGADKDVLLGGRGADDLNGGTGNDLMRGGRGADVFRFERDLLDGIADRDVILDFQAQDALNFDDYLGAGGSVTFSRITGGLNIDLSGEDTITVFGSRSALNAAEAQLKALV, from the coding sequence ATGGCTTTATTTGAAGGAACAGGCGATATTTCATCTGTGGTAGCAGATTTTCAGGCAGCATTAGGTGGGCCAAACAACGGCAATACGTTTGGCCCAGTTGCCAACGGCAGACGAGAAATTAATTGGGATGCCAATATTGTCCCTTTTGACATGCCTGCTGATTTTTTCAACAAAACCGTTACCCGGGGTGCAGAATTTGTGACCAACGCCGGATCTGAGTTCCGAGTAAGCAACCCAGACCCGAGTGATCCAGGTGCCCCTGACAATGAATTTGACAGTATTAATGCCACCTACCCAGATCAGTTCGATACCTTTAGTGAATTCCGACTGTTTACCCCTTCGGGGTCAAATGTGACAGAAGTGGAATTTTTTGTGCCCGGTTCTGATGTCCGGGCGACGTCTAGTGGATTTGGGGCAGTCTTTACAGATGTTGACTTAGCAGACAGCACCAAGATTGAATATTTTGATATCGACGGCAATCTTCTCCAGTCTGAGTTTGTCAATCCTGACCCTCAAGGGTTGTCCTTCTTGGGGGCAACCTTTGAAGAAGGCAATTTATACAAAGTCAAAATTACCAGCGGTAATACCCCCATTGGAGCAGATGATGATCCTGCCAATGGGGTAGATGTGGTTGTCATTGATGACTTGCTCTACGGGGAACCTCAAGCCGCCGAAACACAGGATGGTGATGACGGTGACAACGTGCTGACCGGGACACCCGGAGGAGAATTTATCCGAGGTTTCGGGGGCAACGATACCATTCTGGCTTTTGGCGGCAATGACATTGCCCAAGGGGGCGATGGAAATGATGTCATTAGCGGAGGAGATGGCAATGACTTCCTGGATGGCGGTGCTGGCGATGACACCGTTATCGGTGACAAAGGAGATGACACCAAACTCGGGGGCGATGGCAACGATCGGATTATTTGGAATGATGGTGATGGATCTGATCGGATTGATGGCGGTGCAGATATGGACACCGTCGAAGTCAATGGCAGCCCTGATCTAGGCGATGAGTTTGAAGTGGCTGCTGGAGCCAGCGATGTCTTTTTTCAACGGGTCAATCTGGGTCAATTCGACTTGGATATTAGTACCGTTGAAACCCTAGAGGTGAATAGTGATGGCGGCGACGATCAATTCACCGTTGGAGATCTGTCTGGCACTGGGCTAGAAAAAGTGGTTTTCAATGCCGGGGATGGTAGCGATGTCCTGGAAGGTGCGGATGCAACCACTGATGTACAAGCATTGGGTGGCACTGGCGACGATACCTTCACCACTGGCTCGGGAAATGACACCCTGGAAGGAGAAGGTGGCAATGACTCTCTTGCTGGCGGCAATGGTGATGATCAGCTCTTGGGTGGCGAAGGGGATGACACCCTTCGAGGTGGCAATGGCAACGATCTCACAGACGGCGGAACGGGTAACGATACGGCTGATTTTAGTGATATTCCCTTTGAGATCAGAGCAGATTTAAATACGGGGAAAGCTCAATACGATGTGGCCCCAAGTGTAACCGTCGAAGACACATTAGTCAGCATTGAAAACCTGACGGGTAGCACTTTCAATGATCGACTAGCAGGAGATCGCAATGCCAATATTTTGGACGGCGGAGATGGCAATGATCGCTTAACGGGTCGTCGAGGAGCCGATACGCTTCTAGGAGGCAACGGAGATGACAACTTAATCGGTGGTAGAGGAGCCGATAGGCTAGTTGGTGGCGCGGACAAAGATGTCTTGCTGGGCGGTCGAGGAGCTGATGACCTCAATGGTGGAACCGGCAACGATCTGATGCGAGGCGGTCGAGGGGCGGATGTCTTTCGATTTGAACGTGATCTCCTAGACGGCATCGCTGATCGTGATGTTATTCTGGATTTCCAAGCCCAGGATGCCTTAAATTTCGATGATTACCTGGGTGCTGGCGGATCCGTTACCTTCTCAAGAATTACGGGCGGCTTAAATATTGATTTGAGCGGAGAGGATACCATTACGGTTTTTGGTAGCCGAAGTGCACTTAATGCGGCAGAAGCCCAACTGAAAGCATTGGTCTAA
- the pstB gene encoding phosphate ABC transporter ATP-binding protein PstB, producing MTSDSSPVTEQPALKMEGVSVYYGSTPAVREVFLDIPASQITAFIGPSGCGKSTVLRCFNRTNDLIPSAKVKGNVFFRGVNLYSKKVDPVEVRRRIGMVFQKPNPFPKSIYENIAFGARINGYQGNMDQLVESSLRKAAIWDEVKDKLKESGLSLSGGQQQRLCIARAIAIQPEVILMDEPCSALDPISTLRIEELMQELKEQYTIVIVTHNMQQASRVSDKTAFFNAEATEQGGKLGYLVEFNDTVTIFTNPKQDYTRDYVSGRFG from the coding sequence ATGACCTCTGATTCCAGTCCAGTCACTGAACAACCTGCATTAAAAATGGAAGGGGTGTCCGTCTATTATGGATCCACTCCGGCTGTTCGTGAAGTGTTTCTCGACATTCCTGCGAGTCAAATTACGGCTTTTATCGGGCCATCGGGCTGTGGTAAAAGCACGGTACTCCGCTGCTTCAATCGCACTAATGACTTGATTCCTAGTGCCAAGGTGAAGGGAAATGTCTTTTTCCGGGGCGTTAACCTCTACAGCAAGAAGGTGGATCCGGTTGAAGTTCGGCGTCGGATTGGCATGGTCTTCCAAAAGCCGAATCCTTTTCCCAAATCAATCTACGAGAATATTGCCTTTGGCGCTCGCATCAATGGCTACCAGGGCAATATGGACCAGCTGGTGGAAAGCTCTCTTCGGAAGGCTGCCATTTGGGATGAGGTAAAGGACAAGCTCAAGGAGAGTGGACTATCTTTGTCGGGGGGACAGCAGCAGCGGTTGTGTATTGCTCGTGCGATCGCAATCCAGCCCGAAGTCATCCTCATGGACGAGCCCTGCTCAGCCTTGGATCCCATCTCTACCCTGCGCATTGAAGAACTCATGCAGGAGCTAAAAGAGCAGTACACCATTGTGATCGTGACTCACAACATGCAGCAGGCTTCTCGGGTTTCTGACAAAACAGCCTTTTTCAATGCCGAAGCCACTGAGCAGGGGGGTAAGTTGGGGTATTTGGTGGAATTTAACGATACCGTCACCATCTTCACCAATCCCAAGCAAGACTACACCCGCGATTACGTCTCAGGTCGGTTTGGTTAA
- the pstA gene encoding phosphate ABC transporter permease PstA — MTLSNPRDLPSLQDDANDQFKPALSRRYRWDRFFEILTWLATLISLVVLVTLLLDVLSDGASSIDFDFLTSPPSRKAAKAGLWPALMGTVWLLCITAAVAFPIGVGSGIFLEEFAPDNLFTRIIEINVGNLAAVPSIVYGLLGLTVFVDIMRPITGGNSVLAGGLTLALLILPIIIVSTREALRAVPSSLRQGGFSLGATRWQVIRDLVFPQSLPGILTGTILALSRAIGETAPILVVGAAGYIAFAPPLSLEGLQSDFTALPIQIYVWIARAQKSFEPIAAGGIIILLVVLLLMNTTAILLRNKFQNQKL; from the coding sequence ATGACCTTATCAAATCCCAGGGATTTACCCAGTCTTCAAGACGATGCCAACGATCAGTTTAAGCCTGCTCTAAGTAGACGCTATCGGTGGGACCGTTTTTTTGAAATTCTGACTTGGCTGGCCACCCTTATTAGTTTGGTGGTGTTGGTGACCTTACTTCTCGATGTACTCTCTGACGGGGCGAGCAGTATTGACTTTGATTTTTTGACCAGTCCACCTTCCCGCAAAGCTGCAAAAGCTGGACTTTGGCCAGCTCTGATGGGCACCGTTTGGCTCCTCTGCATTACTGCAGCCGTTGCATTTCCGATTGGTGTTGGGTCTGGCATTTTTCTGGAAGAGTTTGCCCCCGATAATCTATTTACCCGGATCATTGAAATTAATGTGGGCAATTTGGCAGCCGTTCCTTCCATTGTGTATGGCCTTCTAGGACTAACGGTTTTCGTGGACATTATGCGTCCCATTACCGGTGGAAATAGTGTGTTAGCTGGAGGGTTAACGTTAGCCCTATTGATTTTGCCCATCATTATTGTCAGTACCCGCGAAGCGTTGCGGGCTGTTCCTAGCAGCCTGCGCCAGGGCGGATTTTCCTTGGGGGCTACCCGCTGGCAAGTGATTCGAGATCTAGTTTTTCCTCAATCTCTGCCGGGGATTTTAACCGGAACGATTCTGGCCCTTTCCCGCGCTATTGGCGAAACAGCCCCTATTTTGGTGGTGGGTGCGGCAGGCTATATCGCTTTTGCTCCTCCTTTGTCTCTGGAAGGGCTGCAATCTGACTTTACAGCGTTACCCATTCAAATTTATGTCTGGATTGCCCGGGCTCAGAAGTCATTTGAACCCATTGCAGCTGGAGGGATCATTATTTTGCTAGTGGTGCTGTTGCTGATGAATACAACCGCGATTCTGCTTCGTAATAAATTTCAGAATCAAAAGCTGTGA
- the pstC gene encoding phosphate ABC transporter permease subunit PstC, with the protein MSVWSERIVKYLFASFALISIATTVGIVGTLIFETFEFFKEIPLIRFLTDTQWTPLFSDQFGIFVLISATFMTSLIALMVALPIGLLAAICLSEYASPNVRRWLKPALEVLAGIPTVVYGYFALLFVTPLLQGFVPGLKIFNSLSAGMVMGFAIMPLVASLSEDAIYAVPQSLRQGSYALGTTKRETVTGVVLPAALSGIVASCVLAISRAVGETMIVTVAAGASPVLTLDPRVSVQTMTSFIVQATFGDNPVGTIGYKTLFVVGMTLFLITFCLNVFSFWFVRRFQEKYE; encoded by the coding sequence TTGAGCGTATGGTCTGAACGAATCGTTAAATATTTGTTTGCCAGCTTTGCGCTTATTTCAATTGCCACCACCGTTGGCATTGTTGGCACCCTCATCTTTGAGACCTTTGAGTTTTTCAAGGAGATTCCCTTGATTCGGTTTTTAACCGATACCCAATGGACCCCCTTGTTTAGTGATCAATTCGGAATTTTTGTGTTGATCAGCGCGACCTTTATGACTTCGCTGATCGCGTTGATGGTGGCATTACCAATTGGTCTATTGGCTGCAATTTGTCTGAGTGAGTATGCCTCCCCCAATGTTCGTAGATGGTTGAAACCGGCATTGGAAGTGTTAGCCGGTATTCCTACCGTGGTTTACGGGTATTTTGCTTTGTTATTCGTCACACCGTTACTCCAGGGATTCGTTCCAGGTTTGAAGATTTTTAACTCTCTGAGTGCGGGTATGGTGATGGGCTTCGCGATTATGCCTTTGGTGGCCTCCCTCAGTGAAGATGCCATTTATGCAGTTCCCCAAAGTCTTAGGCAAGGATCCTACGCATTAGGGACAACGAAGCGAGAAACCGTAACCGGGGTCGTTCTACCCGCTGCTCTATCGGGGATTGTGGCATCCTGCGTACTTGCTATTTCCCGTGCTGTTGGGGAAACGATGATTGTCACGGTTGCTGCTGGTGCATCCCCTGTACTGACCCTGGATCCTCGGGTTTCCGTACAGACCATGACTTCGTTTATTGTTCAGGCCACCTTTGGAGACAATCCGGTCGGCACGATTGGTTATAAAACATTGTTTGTGGTGGGGATGACGTTGTTTCTGATTACATTTTGTCTGAATGTCTTTAGCTTCTGGTTTGTCCGCCGTTTCCAGGAGAAATACGAATGA